CGTGACTGCTGTTGATTTCCCCCACACAACCGAGTGGGGGCGCTGTTTCATAGCAGGCTCTAAAGAAAGAACACCAGCACCTCAGACACTTTCAGGTAGTTTATTCTGTGTAATGATTTGTATGAGGAGGCTGTGCCGTTACCATGTtacccatgttttttttaaatcatcgtTACAGCAAATGGCAACAGATTTGTTCTGCCATGTTAATATTAAGATGGCACTGACATCTGGTGGTTAAACATAAGGATAGCAGCCATACAAGACAGGCCCAAAGCTGTGGTACACCTCAATACTGATTTCATGGTTTTAATCTCATATGAATTCCAATAAAGTGTAAGGACAATActtttagaaataaatatttgacaGTATTCATGTTCAGTACTTTGGTTAACACTTAAACTGTTTTCCCTTTCCATTTATTTGGCAGGACAGTGGATTTTGTCACCGTCCCATTCAAGAGCTCTCCACACCCTCAGCTCTGAAGATGGAGAAGGATCATATTCACTGCATCTCCTGTGTCAACCAGAGATGCATGGTCAGAcctgatccaggaatttcttgTGATCTCATCTCCTGTCCTCAAATGTGTGGGGCAGTATTTCACTCCTGCAAAGCTGGCGAGCACCATCTTCTTTGCCCACTACTGAGGGTCCCCTGTCTAAACAGTGGCTATGGCTGCCCCGCCATGCTGGTTCGCAACCAAATGTATGGACACCTCGAGGTGTGTCCAGCCGGCGTGGTGTGCTGTACTATGGAGTGGAACAGATGGCCCATTAGCTGCCTGGACTATACCTCCTATGAGAGCCTCAGTCgcggggtggaggaggtggagcagctggataTGGCACTCGCTCTTCAGGATCAGCGTACACTCCTCGAGTCCCTCAAGGTGATTTCCATGGCACCTACTGCAGAGGGACAGCCACATGTTCCAGTTGGTAAGGAGACCAAGGTAAAGAACTCGCCAGCGCCTGCCCCAGGTTCGGCAAAGGAGAAGATTGCCAGTGGAATTAATGGCTTGAACGAGGAGCACTTCGGTAAACTGTATGAGGCCACAGTTGAGACTGCAAGAAGTTTAGCTGCTGCTTTAGACTTTGTCAGCAGTGCTGGTTCTGTTGAtggcagctcagtgtgtgtaaacagaggagctgctgggCAGGAGAGTAGAtcgagcagcagcacagacctTCAGAATGGACTGGAAGACAAAGCAGAGGCTGACGGTGTgatgaaaagagagatggaggagaaaagtgTTTGTTCTAGCTGTTTAAGTGGAAACGGCGCTCCTAAAACAAAGGGACCTCAGTCAGGAGCAACAGGGGCCTGTTTAGATGCAGCCTCTTCTGCTGAGGTGCAAGGTGACATGAACGCTGGTGTTTCTCAGGAGGCAGGGACGCCTCAAATGTCATCTCCACAGCATGTCAGCCCAGGTGTGGCACAGAGGGCTGGTCACGTGGTCCTGGAAGACAGGGGGCTAGTCCTATTAGAAAGCCATGGGTCTGAGCGGAGGTTCCACAACTACCAGTATTTTAGAGGTCAGAGCCAATATCCGTTACCAAATGGACGGATAGGTTTCCACCCAGACAGGTCACCATATAGATTGCGACCCAAAATGGAGGACAAGGCAGTGGACACCTCCGATCTGGAGCAGGATGACGACCCAATGGGTCTAGGAGAGATTGATTTGATCACAGCAGCGCTGCTCTTCTGCTTAGAAGAGTCTAGGGAGTGTAGGAGGATCTCTGACACAGTCTATGTTGATGGCTACTGCGTCAACTTTGGCACACAGACGTTCACTTTCCCCGCAGCGATCTTGGTAACAAACACAAGAGTGGGTGACATGGCCTCTGCATCGGCCTGTGATCATGCTGCCCCCCAGCTCGCCTACCCAAGCCCTTTCCGCACCCTCCGCCTCGGCCTTGTCCTGGAAGCTCTGGAGGTGGAGGCGGTCCCACATAACCGTTACCTCCCTTCAAACCCCCGCTACCAACACATGTTCCCCTTCGTCTGTGGCCAGTCATTCCGCCGGGACCAGTTTTCTTCCCATTTCACCAACGTCCACGGTGACATCCACGCTGGTCTCAATGGTTGGATGGAGCACCGCTGTCCACTAGCATATTATGGCTGCACATTTTCCCAACGGAGGTTTTATCCATCCACCCAGGGGGCCAAGGTGGTTCACGACAGACACCTGAGGTCCTTCGGGGTTCAGCCTTGCCCGAGGGCCAAACTTCCAAATGACTCCCAGTCTGACCAATTTAGCGGGCTTCCCAATGAGATACTGTGGCACATAGCTGGGTTCCTGGACAGTTTCAGCCTGTGTCAGCTGTCACTGGTTTCCCGGACTATGAGGGAGGTGTGTGCCAGTCTCCTACAGACCAGGGGTATAGTGGAGCTGCAGTGGGAGCGGGGACAAGGACCTGGTGCTCATGGCACTGTGTCATGGCAGATAAAAAATAGAGTGAGTAGAAAATTACATCTGTAAACATGAACTCTCTCTAAATGACTTAAACTCGTCACAAAGATGTGCTTTTGCAAGTGGAAACATTCCAAATAGCTGCCAATAGCCTAAATCATACAATGAATAACAATTTATAGTTTTACAGTTAAATTTATAAAGGAAAAGTGATAATTTGTTTTCGTGCCAAGAAGATTAATTCCATTGTTGTCTGTTTGATGTATGAGCCAGCAGCTAGTTACTCAGGAAAGTAGGGCTCTATCCATAGGTATTAAAAATCCACATACCACCACCTCTAAGGCTCGTTACTAGTAAAGTTAAGAACGAgttgtttaaaatgaatatataaatctGCAATCAATCAACGCAGTGCCCCTCTTCACCCCAACATCCTTTTCTATTCACTGTTTCAGGTGTGGAGATTCAGCACTGCCTTCAGCCCCGTGTCGTCCTGGGGTTTCACCGATCTGCCCAGCATGTCGGACCACCTGAAGAAGTGCCACTACAACACGGTGGAGCACAAGACGGAGCCCATACCCCTTCCTGCCATGTGCACTGCACGCGACGGACCATCGCTGCGTCGTGTCCTGCGTCCCGTTTACACCTGACCAAATGGGGCTGACCGCCCGCAGAATCACTGTAGTATTAGGTGGATGGTGCAATTTCAacgtttttcagttttgaataAGCAATGAACTCTTCCTGCATTACACTCTAGATATGAAGAAGCCttaatgaatgaaataacaCTTTACCTGTCACAACGTGTTAAATACATATTAACCTTGTAGCTTTGCATGAGTTTTTTGCTGAATATGCACCTGGTAAGATAAAGTCTATTTTCTTGAAGACAAATATGCACAGTAGATTTATATTGTTCTATTTGATGTAATGAGAAAGTGGAAAGAGATTTGAATGTTTTCACTGTCTAGTCGTCAAGTTGTAGCCTTGAGGAAAAAGCAGGTTATTGGTTATTGCATTATTTCTGTGTGACAGAAAGTTATGCCAGCACTGTACAAGATTTGCTTGTGTCCTCTTTCTCGTCTTTCTGATCCCGATTTATGATGTCAACTCCAATGCAAGTCTGCGTCTGTAGGACAGAGTCAAAACAGATGGATATTAATATGAGGATAGCCCCATTAATGCATGTGATTTGCTACCATTCAATAAAATCTTTTCAACCTTCTATATGTTTTCTTTGAAGCTTCCTCCGGTTATCTTTCAGGCAGGGTTTTGTCTACGTTCTCACAGATTTTCCTTGAAGATTCTTGCATTCCTAGACCTCTGATATCTAGGAGAGATATGCGTTCGATTGAGTGCTATTATCATTAATGTACATTTGAAGACCAGGCAGATGGATGAACTGTTCTTTGAAGTCTGCAAGAATAGCAGTGTATGTGTGAGAATGTGATGCAACTCAaaaagcatatatatatatatctcaggTGAACATGCAGCAGTAGTTGGGAAAACTAGAAGCAAATGATCTATGATTTGCgattacaagaataaaaacgTGTTACATCTTGAAGCTTCTTTAATTGTCTTGTTTGACAACTACTCCTGGTTGCTCAATGGAAACCCCCCTCTGTGCAAACCTCCTCCTATCACATTCCACAATCATATGCGGTCTGGCATGAGGCAATTTTGAACACCCTGCAGCTGCGTTGGGCCACAGTTGGACTTGTCTGATTAAGTTTCTCACGCACACCGTTTCATAATGACCGTGGGAAAAGTTACCACACAGAAAATGAGAGGATTCACAGATTGTTGGATGCGCTGCTGGTGACTCCTCTACAGGTGAGCATTaagaagatgaaaacatttatatacCATTACTTTATACTGTAGACTTTCCCAGAAAttgattcaataaaataaagtatttacatTAACTCTTAACTGTCCACAGGCCAGTTAGAATTCATTGATTCTTTATTGCTGTGTGTATTTCACTGCAAGAAAAGAGTGTGAATGATAACAATACCAGGTCAGGTTAGTGGGCGTGGCCCAGCATGCCCAAACCTGTTTTCAGTACCAGGCAGAAATGTTGCAGCGCTGAAGGCAAATCAGGTCATTACCTGAGGCCCTGACCTGATTCCACCCCGAGAATGGCTGATTACATAAGAGATAACGATTGTGTAGGGTCCCCATGCAGGTCTCTTAAAGTCCCAAAAGTTTCTGGAAACACCCCTGTTAAAAGGTCACATCTCCCCCTATCAGAGGTGTTCGGTCTTTGAGTACAAAGTCAGTACTTTTGagttaatttaaaacatgtaaacagatgTGAACTAGTGCAGACAAAGCAACAGGACAAACCTGATCACATAAATGTCATATCGTGGTGTAAAGGACTTCAAGctgaaaaaaaccccagaagCACATGTTCCACCACCTATGGAGCGACGCCTACGACCTAGTTCAGGCtgccaactcgagctgcgctgctccaatcatgtgacatacatcatgtgacataccccactctccacaaccatctataatacacacccaccttatcaggtggtctatttaagcagagagaactttcccatcatcccctttgctcgcactgctgctgcagtattgctaccagttgcttcagcccctccaccaccccagcatccacctgtaggctccaacaGGGTTaaaagtatttgctcatcactcccatccttcctgtgtaatcatatgggggtgtgattaagttggagcctagatgccaaacactaaacctgttgtgttgcaataaacgtttgatcgtgagttgtctgactgaactatTGTTAATGACCAAACAAGGTGTGGTCTTGTAAAGGTCCGAAATAGGGTGGAGGGTTGTGagggaaagaggcagagagcaataaaacagagcacagagaggaaaaatcTGGACCTGGTATCTTCTGGACCGGATCCACTGAGTGACCATGGCTGAGTACAAGCTACAGGTGTCAACAGGTGACATGCCAAGTGCAGGAACATGGGATCACGTTTCTGTCACTCTAATTGGAAGTGACGGAGAGAGTGAGAAAACTGATCTGGACAACTTTGGCAAAGACTTCTGCACCGGGAAAGTAAGTTAAATCCACCTGCACGACACTCTAAAATCTATTCacaaattaaagggatagtacATCCAAAAGGTGACCAGGCCTTTCCTGTCAGGGCTCCCACTCTCTGGATCAATATCCTTGAGGTGGTCAGTCCAACAAACTCCTTAtactcttttaaatctctcacAAAGGCCCATTTCTACTGGTATGCTTTCTCCCTGGTTCTGATCTTTCTGTCTATTTTAATcattctatattttattttatatagttTCTACTTAATCAAAGTTTGATCAACAACAATTTTTCAGTGAAGATGAGCAGATTTCTGCCAGAACAAATCGATTTAGTTTTTGTGGATCACATTTATGGGCGGTCTTTCAGCAAATTCCAACCACTTGTTTTGTTTCGTAGGTTTATTCAAGGTGTGGTGTTTGTCCCACTTTCACCAGCCAGCTGTCATGTTTGTCTATCTCTGTGTACTGGGAAATGCTTGTGAGACTGATAACATCAAACCGAACCCTTTTCAACCGATGTCGCACTTACTTcactgtttatatttacattaactCTTACTTCCAGACCGGGATCTACACAGTGAAAACCAGTTCATCTCTGGGGAAACTTCTGCTGGTCAAGGTGGAGAAGGatccctttctctttttcccaGAAGACGAGTGGTACTGCTCCACCATAGAGGTGACGACTCCAGAGGGAGACGCAATTCTCTTCTCCTGTCACAGATGGATCTCCAGGGGAGAGTAtgtggagctgagaggagggagaggtctgatattatattattattcattttatagatcttttttattaaacatatatTTTGGGGGGATAtcaaatcttcacattttttGACAGTTGAAATTTGACTGCCGTAACGTTCTTTTCACTTCTCAGCCATGAAGTTTTTGGATGAGGACCATCACCTGTTGATGGAGCACCGGAAAAAAGAGCTGACACTTAAAAAGAGCTTGTACCAGTAAGTGTGCAGCACAGTACGTCGTGTACCTACAGATCCAGGCATGTCCGCTTTGAGACCATTTACTTTTATGTAactttgttcctttgtttttttcaggtgGAAGCCTCTAGCTGAAGGACTACTCCACACAAGCAGTTTTGAACAAGAGTCTGAGCTACCAGCTGAAATCCGCTTCTCTGAGGCCAAAACGGACGAAATCCATGACACAAACAAACGACTGTGGGTCGACTGTAGATAAAgcttttcaacacaaactggtTCCAATATATTCacgctctctttttctctttcccttttcccttGTCTTAATTCAGTGGattgaaattcaaatttaaGGGAATGGTCGGATCCACCgaaaaatgggaaaatgttGACGACCTGAAAAGACTCTTTAAATTCGAAAAGACAACAATGTCAggtatttcatgttttccagtACTGCAGATTAGATCATAGACTTCCTCGACAGAAATGTCTTGTCCTGTCAGGTTTCACAAATCAGGGCTGGCTGTGGGTCAGCGGGTAGAGGTTGTCTTACTAACCAGAAGTTCGGTGGTCTGATCCCTGGCATTTTTTTCAGAGTACGTTGCAGAGCACTGGAAGGAGGATGACTTTTACGGATCCCAGTTTCTGAACGGAATCAACCCCACTTTGATCAAGCGCTGCTCAGAGCTTCCCCCAAACTTTCCTGTCACAGAGGAGATGGTGAAGCCGTTCCTGGCTGAGGGCAGCAGTCTGATGAGTGAAATTGGGgtaagaaagaagagagaataaaataatcttGTCTCATCCTCAATCCTTGAATCATTGATTCAGCTTGAAAACAGCAATTTAACATTTGAAGATTATTGTCAAAGTGATGCCATTTCTCTTTGAGCAACACTGACAGACAAATGCATGTTTTTATAACAAGCagagacaacaaacaacatAGAACACAATTAATCTGCGACAATTAATTTAAAACTCTGCCTCACCAGTGCTGACAAAGCCCAAAAGGACAGCACACATCACACCTTTTTCAAAATTTTACACTGGCTACCTGTTAGTATtgaaaaagataataaaaaacactatAGAACATGTTAATGTGTAATACTGTTACTGGTACAGATAGTTTAAAGTTGACTGGGTCACAGACCTACTGGTGAGCACATTCAAACACAGGGATCCAAGAGCCATTTAACCATTTACTAAGATCACAATAGGtcaatggatgaatggatgatttTTCTGTACGACAAACAACATTAATTAATTCATACtaacaaaattataaaataaataaaatatacattaagTTGCTTACATATGTGAAACATCCACTAAACCAACAAAGCATCTGAAATGCATGTGGTTTATGAAGCTGGGGAGGAAGACCCCTCAGATTGGTTCATATTTAGTTTGGCTTTAATGcagtgttttataatttatggtttaattatatatatttaatttcttaactttgtttgtttgctgtctTTTCGATTATTGATTGCTTTGGTATGCGTTAGTCTTTACAtcttaacatttttttacttattttcaaTTCCTTTTTACCGTCTTATGTTTTGTCAAtcacctgtaaagcactttgaatgcATTAGTTTAGTTTGAAAGGAATGATTTAAGGTTGATTGATCCATTGATTGATTACAAATCTGTGTTGCGTCTTGATTCCTTCCCATACAGAAAGGCAATATATTCCTCTATGACCAAAAGAAGCTGGATGGAATCCCCACTTATCTCTACAATGGAGAATCTCTGACTGTGACTCCTGGTCTCTGTTTGTTCTACTTGaatccagaaaaaaaactgatgccAATTGCAATACAGGTATATTCATATGAAAATCCAGTGTGGTCATTGAATCACATTATTTTCCACAtagcattattatttttatttaattttttcaaaaGTCCTGTTCCAcctttcaaacattttaaattcaatattttttcatcACATTCCA
This window of the Hippoglossus stenolepis isolate QCI-W04-F060 chromosome 20, HSTE1.2, whole genome shotgun sequence genome carries:
- the LOC118099178 gene encoding F-box only protein 30 gives rise to the protein MEKDHIHCISCVNQRCMVRPDPGISCDLISCPQMCGAVFHSCKAGEHHLLCPLLRVPCLNSGYGCPAMLVRNQMYGHLEVCPAGVVCCTMEWNRWPISCLDYTSYESLSRGVEEVEQLDMALALQDQRTLLESLKVISMAPTAEGQPHVPVGKETKVKNSPAPAPGSAKEKIASGINGLNEEHFGKLYEATVETARSLAAALDFVSSAGSVDGSSVCVNRGAAGQESRSSSSTDLQNGLEDKAEADGVMKREMEEKSVCSSCLSGNGAPKTKGPQSGATGACLDAASSAEVQGDMNAGVSQEAGTPQMSSPQHVSPGVAQRAGHVVLEDRGLVLLESHGSERRFHNYQYFRGQSQYPLPNGRIGFHPDRSPYRLRPKMEDKAVDTSDLEQDDDPMGLGEIDLITAALLFCLEESRECRRISDTVYVDGYCVNFGTQTFTFPAAILVTNTRVGDMASASACDHAAPQLAYPSPFRTLRLGLVLEALEVEAVPHNRYLPSNPRYQHMFPFVCGQSFRRDQFSSHFTNVHGDIHAGLNGWMEHRCPLAYYGCTFSQRRFYPSTQGAKVVHDRHLRSFGVQPCPRAKLPNDSQSDQFSGLPNEILWHIAGFLDSFSLCQLSLVSRTMREVCASLLQTRGIVELQWERGQGPGAHGTVSWQIKNRVWRFSTAFSPVSSWGFTDLPSMSDHLKKCHYNTVEHKTEPIPLPAMCTARDGPSLRRVLRPVYT